The Triticum aestivum cultivar Chinese Spring chromosome 7B, IWGSC CS RefSeq v2.1, whole genome shotgun sequence genome window below encodes:
- the LOC123161497 gene encoding F-box protein At5g07610 has product MADGSKDVSRRRNPADKLTEDLLVEILSPLPYKSLCRFKCVSKRWRGIISHPDHRKALPQHHLHDLAGFLYSSRSPDYLLIRNFTHVSTGGRPPMDPSLPFLPNCDRFNLLDSCNGLLLCSRFETADSRAFDYVLCNPATEKWLALPLPRFFSKWQTARLGFDPAVSSHFHVFQFLEDGADTDDDVDDSDGHVKGVEIYSSKTGAWSHKDSGWGFPARILSLSAFGKGFLHLVTIEPAVVVAVDVEGTTWRVIPMPCNLFGPEIDLAVGFTDLSQGRLYLANIDHRDGHKLLIWVLEDYGSEVWVLKHSVRPFDLFGVKYVHQGIRFHIVAHHPQRNMIFLVFGHDKVLVSYEMDSGKVQFIRDLGNGSMGPYRPYVPLYSEELADWN; this is encoded by the coding sequence ATGGCGGACGGCTCCAAAGACGTCAGCAGGCGGCGGAATCCAGCGGACAAGCTCACCGAAGACCTCCTCGTCGAGATTCTGTCGCCCCTGCCGTACAAGTCGCTGTGCCGGTTCAAGTGCGTCTCCAAGCGGTGGCGCGGCATCATCTCCCACCCCGACCACCGCAAGGCGCTGCCGCAGCACCATCTCCATGACCTCGCCGGATTCCTCTACTCGAGCCGCAGCCCTGACTATTTATTGATTCGCAATTTCACCCATGTCTCCACGGGAGGTCGCCCTCCTATGGACCCTTCGCTTCCCTTCCTGCCTAACTGTGACAGGTTCAACCTCCTGGACAGCTGCAACGGCCTACTCCTCTGCAGCCGCTTTGAGACCGCTGATTCGCGGGCATTTGATTACGTATTGTGCAATCCTGCCACAGAGAAATGGCTTGCCTTGCCGTTGCCGCGCTTCTTCAGCAAGTGGCAGACAGCTCGCTTGGGGTTTGACCCGGCTGTCTCCTCGCACTTCCATGTGTTCCAGTTCCTGGAGGATGGGGCTGATACAGACGACGATGTTGACGATAGTGATGGCCACGTCAAAGGGGTTGAGATCTACTCGTCCAAAACCGGCGCCTGGAGTCACAAGGACAGCGGTTGGGGCTTCCCAGCTAGGATATTGAGTTTAAGTGCCTTTGGCAAGGGTTTTCTGCATTTGGTTACCATCGAGCCTgcggtggtggtggcagtggatgTGGAGGGAACTACTTGGAGGGTTATTCCTATGCCATGCAATCTGTTTGGCCCTGAAATAGATCTTGCTGTCGGGTTCACTGATCTGTCTCAAGGGCGTTTGTATTTAGCAAATATTGATCATCGTGATGGTCACAAACTATTGATCTGGGTTCTTGAGGACTACGGCAGTGAAGTGTGGGTCTTGAAGCACAGCGTTAGGCCTTTTGATCTATTTGGAGTCAAGTATGTCCATCAGGGAATCAGGTTTCACATTGTCGCCCACCACCCGCAACGAAACATGATTTTCTTAGTTTTTGGGCATGACAAAGTACTCGTGTCTTATGAAATGGATAGTGGAAAAGTGCAGTTCATCCGCGATCTTGGAAATGGTTCCATGGGACCCTATCGTCCTTATGTTCCCTTGTACTCGGAGGAATTGGCAGATTGGAACTGA